Proteins found in one Pseudomonas mosselii genomic segment:
- a CDS encoding cation:proton antiporter: MNEQQILLSVGGIGAAALLCQWLAWRLKLPAILFLLLCGILAGPVLGWLQPQALFGPLLMPLVSLAVALILFEGSLTLHLSQWREIGSVVHRLVTVGALSTWLVIALATHWLLGFDWPLAILFGTLTLVTGPTVIVPMLRVVRPKAAIANILRWEGIVIDPIGALLAVVVYSFIIASAAGEGLSHSLATFAGVIFCGSALGVAGGWLLGQVMREQWLPEYLHNLASLAAVLGIFIAANQIVHESGLLAVTVMGMWLANMPGVDVRQILHFKENLSVLLISGLFILLAARLDLHALLALGPAVLGLLLVIQLLARPLNVLLSTLGSPLSWRERALLAWIAPRGIVAAAVSAIFAIRLDQAGHEGALLLVPLTFAVIIGTVVLQSATARPLARLLKVAEPAPSGFLVVGANPPARVIAKALQQLGCRVLLTDSSWENIRAARMDNLPTYFGNPASQHADAHLDLVGLGHLLGLSPAGELNALACARFRHDFGQARLFVLASGLEKKRSDKHRASEEHRGQLLGSSPMTYGQLAKLLHQGAELYSTTLTEAFGWDDYQHLHGPRATLLFARDGQGWVHVASPDNPLKPQPGWTLVALVEPELTEQPVAH, translated from the coding sequence GTGAACGAACAGCAAATTCTTTTGAGTGTCGGCGGCATCGGCGCCGCCGCCCTGCTCTGCCAGTGGCTGGCCTGGCGCCTGAAACTGCCGGCGATCCTGTTCCTGTTGCTGTGCGGCATCCTCGCCGGGCCGGTGCTGGGCTGGCTGCAGCCGCAGGCGCTGTTCGGCCCGCTGCTGATGCCGCTTGTGTCGCTGGCGGTGGCGCTGATCCTGTTCGAAGGCAGCCTCACCCTGCACCTGTCGCAATGGCGCGAGATCGGCAGCGTGGTGCACCGCCTGGTCACCGTCGGCGCGCTGAGCACCTGGCTGGTGATCGCCCTGGCCACCCATTGGCTGCTGGGCTTCGACTGGCCCCTGGCGATCCTGTTCGGCACCCTGACCCTGGTCACCGGCCCCACGGTGATCGTGCCCATGCTACGGGTGGTGCGGCCGAAGGCGGCGATCGCCAACATCCTGCGCTGGGAAGGCATTGTCATCGACCCGATCGGCGCGCTGCTGGCGGTGGTGGTCTACAGCTTCATCATCGCCAGCGCCGCCGGCGAAGGCCTCAGCCACAGCCTGGCGACCTTCGCCGGGGTGATCTTCTGCGGCAGTGCGCTGGGGGTTGCCGGTGGCTGGCTGCTCGGGCAGGTCATGCGCGAACAGTGGTTGCCGGAATACCTGCACAACCTGGCCTCGCTGGCGGCGGTGCTGGGCATCTTCATCGCCGCCAACCAGATCGTCCACGAATCGGGGCTGCTGGCGGTCACGGTCATGGGCATGTGGCTGGCCAACATGCCCGGCGTGGACGTGCGGCAGATCCTGCATTTCAAGGAAAACCTCAGCGTGCTGCTGATCTCCGGCCTGTTCATCCTCCTGGCCGCGCGGCTCGACCTGCACGCGTTGCTGGCCCTGGGGCCGGCGGTACTGGGACTGCTGCTGGTGATCCAGTTGCTGGCGCGACCGCTTAACGTGCTGCTGTCGACCCTGGGCTCGCCACTGAGCTGGCGGGAACGGGCATTGCTGGCCTGGATCGCGCCACGAGGCATCGTGGCGGCGGCCGTATCGGCGATTTTCGCCATTCGCCTCGACCAGGCCGGGCACGAAGGCGCGCTGCTGCTGGTGCCACTGACCTTCGCCGTGATCATCGGCACCGTGGTGCTGCAAAGCGCCACCGCCAGGCCCCTGGCGCGCCTGCTGAAGGTGGCGGAACCGGCGCCGAGCGGGTTTCTCGTGGTCGGCGCCAACCCGCCTGCGCGGGTCATCGCCAAGGCCCTGCAGCAACTGGGTTGCCGGGTGCTGCTGACCGACTCGAGCTGGGAGAACATCCGCGCCGCGCGCATGGACAACCTGCCGACCTACTTCGGCAACCCCGCCTCGCAGCACGCCGACGCCCACCTCGACCTGGTCGGCCTGGGCCATCTGCTGGGGCTGTCACCGGCGGGCGAGCTCAACGCCCTGGCCTGCGCGCGCTTTCGCCATGACTTTGGCCAGGCCCGATTGTTCGTGCTGGCCAGCGGTCTTGAAAAAAAGCGCAGTGACAAGCATCGGGCCAGCGAGGAACATCGCGGACAATTACTCGGGTCGAGCCCGATGACCTATGGGCAACTGGCCAAGCTGTTGCACCAGGGTGCCGAGCTGTACAGCACCACGTTGACCGAGGCCTTCGGCTGGGACGACTACCAGCACCTGCATGGCCCGCGGGCCACGCTGCTGTTCGCCCGGGACGGGCAAGGCTGGGTGCATGTGGCCAGCCCGGACAACCCTCTCAAGCCGCAGCCTGGGTGGACACTGGTGGCGCTGGTGGAGCCGGAACTGACCGAGCAGCCCGTAGCGCATTGA
- a CDS encoding acyl-CoA thioesterase codes for MTTRDQEIQRRTEFSVTRVTKAVFPNTTNHHNTLFGGTALAWMDEVSFIAATRFCRLPLVTVSTDRIDFKHPIPAGSIVELVGTVIKVGNTSLQVQVDVFVENMYLDGRERAIHGVFSFVAIDEDKRPVPVLPLA; via the coding sequence ATGACCACCCGAGACCAGGAAATCCAGCGCCGCACCGAGTTTTCGGTGACCCGCGTGACCAAAGCGGTGTTCCCCAACACCACCAACCACCACAACACCTTGTTCGGCGGTACCGCCCTGGCGTGGATGGACGAAGTGTCGTTCATTGCCGCCACCCGATTCTGCCGGCTGCCACTGGTGACCGTGTCCACCGATCGTATCGACTTCAAGCACCCGATCCCGGCCGGTTCGATCGTTGAGCTGGTGGGCACGGTGATCAAGGTCGGCAACACCAGCCTGCAGGTGCAGGTGGATGTGTTCGTCGAGAACATGTACCTCGACGGGCGGGAGCGGGCGATCCATGGCGTGTTCAGCTTCGTCGCCATCGACGAGGACAAGCGCCCGGTGCCGGTGCTGCCGTTGGCCTGA
- the rplS gene encoding 50S ribosomal protein L19, with translation MTNKIIQQLEAEQMSKEIPTFAPGDTVVVQVKVKEGDRSRLQAFEGVVIAKRNRGLNSAFTVRKISSGVGVERTFQTYSPQIDSLAVKRRGDVRKAKLYYLRDLSGKAARIKEKLS, from the coding sequence ATGACCAACAAGATCATCCAGCAGCTCGAAGCCGAGCAGATGAGCAAAGAGATCCCGACCTTCGCACCAGGCGACACCGTTGTCGTCCAGGTTAAAGTGAAGGAAGGCGACCGCTCGCGTCTGCAAGCGTTCGAAGGCGTCGTTATCGCCAAGCGTAACCGCGGTCTGAACAGCGCCTTCACCGTGCGCAAGATCTCCAGCGGCGTTGGCGTAGAGCGTACCTTCCAGACCTACAGCCCGCAGATCGACAGCCTGGCCGTGAAACGTCGTGGTGACGTGCGTAAAGCCAAGCTGTACTACCTGCGCGACCTGTCCGGCAAAGCCGCTCGCATCAAGGAAAAACTGTCCTGA
- the trmD gene encoding tRNA (guanosine(37)-N1)-methyltransferase TrmD → MGNLRVDVITLFPEMFSAITEYGITSRAVKQGLLQVTCWNPRDYTTDRHHTVDDRPFGGGPGMVMKIKPLEDALVSARQATGASAKVIYLSPQGRKLTQQAVKGLAEQESLILIAGRYEGIDERFIEAHVDEEWSIGDYVLSGGELPAMVLIDAVTRLLPGALGHVDSAEEDSFTDGLLDCPHYTRPEVYADQRVPDVLLSGNHAHIRRWRMKQSLGRTFERRADLLESRSLSGEEKKLLEEYIRERDDS, encoded by the coding sequence ATGGGTAACCTTCGCGTAGACGTCATCACGTTGTTCCCCGAGATGTTCTCGGCCATCACGGAGTACGGCATTACCAGCCGCGCGGTGAAACAGGGGTTGCTGCAAGTGACCTGCTGGAATCCGCGGGACTACACCACAGATCGCCACCACACCGTGGACGATCGGCCGTTTGGCGGTGGTCCGGGCATGGTGATGAAGATCAAGCCTCTGGAAGACGCCCTGGTTAGCGCCAGGCAGGCGACCGGAGCATCGGCAAAGGTGATCTACCTTTCGCCACAAGGCCGCAAGCTGACCCAGCAAGCGGTCAAAGGCCTGGCCGAACAGGAATCGTTGATCCTGATCGCCGGTCGTTATGAAGGCATCGACGAGCGCTTTATCGAGGCTCATGTCGATGAGGAGTGGTCGATTGGCGACTATGTGCTTTCCGGTGGCGAGCTGCCGGCCATGGTACTGATCGATGCGGTTACACGGCTGCTGCCCGGAGCTTTAGGGCATGTGGACTCGGCGGAGGAAGACTCTTTCACCGACGGTCTGCTGGATTGCCCGCACTACACCCGACCCGAGGTGTATGCGGATCAGCGTGTTCCCGACGTGTTGCTAAGTGGCAACCATGCACATATCCGGCGTTGGCGGATGAAGCAGTCCCTTGGTAGGACCTTCGAACGACGCGCCGATCTTCTGGAAAGTCGCTCGCTTTCTGGAGAAGAGAAGAAGCTGCTCGAGGAATACATCCGCGAGCGGGACGATAGTTAA
- the rimM gene encoding ribosome maturation factor RimM (Essential for efficient processing of 16S rRNA) has protein sequence MNATPEKADDLIVVGKIFSVHGVRGEVKVYSFTDPIENLLDYPRWTLKHEGKVKQVELVSGRGSQKGLVVKLKGLDDRDEARLLSGYEICIPRSLLPNLAADEYYWYQLVGLKVINQDEQLFGKIDHLLETGANDVMVVKPCAGSLDDRERLLPYTGQCVLAIDLEAGVMRVEWDADF, from the coding sequence ATGAACGCGACGCCAGAAAAGGCTGACGACCTCATCGTCGTTGGCAAGATTTTTTCGGTTCACGGCGTTCGCGGCGAGGTGAAGGTGTATTCCTTTACCGATCCGATTGAAAACCTGTTGGATTATCCGCGCTGGACGCTCAAGCACGAAGGCAAGGTAAAACAGGTCGAGCTGGTCAGCGGTCGTGGCTCCCAGAAGGGCCTGGTCGTAAAACTCAAAGGCCTCGATGATCGTGATGAAGCCCGTCTTCTGAGCGGTTACGAAATCTGCATACCGCGGAGCCTTTTACCCAACCTGGCAGCCGACGAGTACTACTGGTACCAGTTGGTGGGCCTGAAGGTCATCAATCAGGACGAACAGCTGTTCGGCAAGATCGATCACCTGTTGGAGACCGGCGCGAACGATGTAATGGTGGTCAAACCCTGCGCAGGCAGCCTGGATGATCGCGAGCGTCTGTTGCCCTATACCGGGCAATGCGTGCTGGCAATCGACCTGGAAGCAGGCGTAATGCGGGTTGAGTGGGACGCGGACTTCTAG
- the rpsP gene encoding 30S ribosomal protein S16 produces MVTIRLARGGSKKRPFYHLTVTNSRNARDGRFVERVGFFNPIASGAEVKLSVNQERVTYWLSQGAQPSERVAQLLKEAAKAAA; encoded by the coding sequence ATGGTAACCATTCGTCTGGCCCGTGGCGGCTCGAAAAAGCGCCCATTCTACCACCTGACCGTGACCAACTCGCGTAACGCCCGTGACGGCCGTTTCGTTGAGCGCGTTGGCTTCTTCAACCCGATCGCATCGGGCGCCGAAGTCAAGCTGTCGGTCAACCAAGAGCGCGTCACCTACTGGCTGAGCCAGGGCGCACAGCCGTCTGAGCGTGTTGCTCAGCTGCTGAAGGAAGCTGCCAAGGCTGCAGCCTGA
- the ffh gene encoding signal recognition particle protein: protein MFENLTDRLSQTLRHVTGKAKLTEDNIKDTLREVRMALLEADVALPVVKDFVNSVKERAVGTEVSRSLTPGQAFVKIVQAELESLMGAANEELTLNAAPPAVVLMAGLQGAGKTTTAGKLARHLKERKKKSVMVVSADVYRPAAIKQLETLANDIGVTFFPSDISQKPVAIAEAAIREAKLKFIDVVIVDTAGRLHVDADMMDEIKALHAAVKPIETLFVVDAMTGQDAANTAKAFGDALPLTGVVLTKVDGDARGGAALSVRAITGKPIKFIGMGEKTEALEPFHPDRIASRILGMGDVLSLIEQAEQNIDKAKADKLAKKLKKGKGFDLEDFRDQLQQMKNMGGLGGLMDKLPSIGGVNLSQMGNAQGAAEKQFKQMEAIINSMTPAERRDPDLISGSRKRRIALGSGTQVQDIGRLIKQHKQMQKMMKKFSAKGGMAKMMRGLGGMLPGGGMPKL, encoded by the coding sequence ATGTTCGAAAACCTGACCGACCGCCTGTCACAGACGCTACGCCATGTCACCGGCAAGGCCAAGCTGACCGAAGACAACATCAAGGACACGCTGCGCGAAGTGCGCATGGCCCTGCTCGAGGCCGACGTCGCCCTGCCGGTGGTCAAGGATTTCGTCAACAGCGTCAAGGAGCGCGCGGTCGGCACTGAGGTGTCGCGCAGCCTGACGCCAGGCCAGGCCTTCGTGAAGATCGTCCAGGCCGAGCTGGAAAGCCTGATGGGCGCGGCCAACGAAGAGCTGACGCTCAACGCCGCGCCGCCTGCCGTGGTGCTGATGGCCGGTCTGCAAGGTGCCGGTAAGACCACCACCGCCGGCAAGCTGGCGCGTCACCTGAAAGAGCGCAAGAAGAAGAGCGTGATGGTGGTGTCGGCCGACGTCTACCGTCCGGCGGCGATCAAGCAGCTCGAAACCCTGGCTAACGATATCGGGGTGACCTTCTTCCCGTCCGATATCAGCCAGAAGCCAGTGGCCATCGCCGAGGCGGCGATCCGCGAGGCCAAGCTCAAGTTCATCGACGTGGTGATCGTCGATACCGCCGGTCGCCTGCATGTCGACGCCGACATGATGGACGAGATCAAGGCCCTGCATGCTGCGGTCAAGCCGATCGAGACCCTGTTCGTGGTCGACGCCATGACCGGCCAGGACGCGGCCAACACCGCCAAGGCCTTCGGCGACGCCCTGCCGCTGACCGGCGTGGTGCTGACCAAGGTCGACGGCGACGCCCGTGGCGGTGCCGCGCTGTCGGTGCGCGCCATCACCGGCAAGCCGATCAAGTTCATCGGCATGGGCGAGAAAACCGAGGCCCTGGAGCCGTTCCACCCTGATCGCATTGCCTCGCGCATCCTTGGCATGGGCGATGTGCTCAGCCTGATCGAGCAGGCCGAGCAGAACATCGACAAGGCCAAGGCCGACAAGCTGGCCAAGAAGCTGAAGAAGGGCAAGGGCTTCGATCTCGAGGACTTCCGCGACCAACTGCAGCAGATGAAGAACATGGGCGGTCTCGGCGGCCTGATGGACAAGCTGCCGAGCATCGGTGGCGTGAACCTGTCGCAGATGGGCAATGCCCAGGGCGCGGCCGAGAAGCAGTTCAAGCAGATGGAGGCGATCATCAACTCCATGACGCCGGCCGAGCGTCGCGACCCCGACCTGATCAGCGGTTCGCGCAAGCGCCGCATCGCCCTCGGTTCCGGCACCCAGGTGCAGGACATCGGTCGCTTGATCAAGCAGCACAAGCAGATGCAGAAGATGATGAAGAAATTCTCCGCCAAGGGCGGCATGGCCAAGATGATGCGTGGCCTTGGCGGGATGCTGCCGGGTGGCGGCATGCCGAAACTGTAA
- a CDS encoding cytochrome C assembly family protein, translated as MFSSPSLIPNLLAAFLYLAASVYQATGLARGARADKRLLGLLGTLAVVAQGGALFFQLITPLGLSLDFFSAASLIAVAVIGLTLLACLSIPVENLLVLLFPLGAVTALLAQFAPPGTVPLINEEPGILAHILLSILAYGLFTIAVFQALLLLLQDHQLKHKHPSGLIRNFPPLQTMESLLFGFLWAGWVLLSLSLISGWLFLDNLFAQHLVHKTLLACVAWIVFSVLLWGRTRLGWRGHKAIRWTLAGFCLLMLAYFGSKLVREFILHI; from the coding sequence ATGTTCTCTTCACCCAGCCTCATCCCCAATCTGCTCGCTGCCTTCCTCTATCTGGCCGCGTCCGTCTACCAGGCCACCGGGCTGGCCCGTGGCGCCCGCGCCGACAAACGGCTGCTGGGCCTGCTCGGCACGTTGGCGGTGGTCGCCCAGGGCGGCGCCCTGTTCTTCCAGCTGATCACGCCCCTGGGCCTGAGCCTGGACTTCTTCAGCGCCGCCAGCCTGATCGCCGTGGCGGTGATCGGCCTGACCCTGCTCGCCTGCCTGAGCATCCCAGTGGAGAACCTGCTGGTGCTGCTGTTCCCGCTTGGCGCGGTGACCGCGCTGCTGGCCCAGTTCGCCCCGCCCGGCACGGTGCCGCTGATCAACGAAGAGCCCGGCATTCTCGCGCACATCCTGCTGTCGATCCTGGCCTACGGTCTGTTCACCATCGCCGTGTTCCAGGCCCTGCTGCTGTTGCTGCAGGACCACCAGCTCAAACACAAGCATCCGTCCGGGCTGATCCGCAACTTCCCGCCGCTGCAGACCATGGAAAGCCTGCTGTTCGGCTTCCTCTGGGCCGGCTGGGTGCTGCTGTCGCTGTCGCTGATCTCCGGCTGGCTGTTCCTCGACAACCTGTTCGCCCAGCATCTGGTGCACAAGACCCTGCTGGCCTGCGTGGCCTGGATCGTGTTCAGCGTGCTGCTGTGGGGCCGTACCCGCCTCGGCTGGCGCGGGCACAAGGCTATCCGCTGGACCCTGGCCGGCTTCTGCCTGCTGATGCTGGCCTATTTCGGCAGCAAGCTGGTCCGCGAATTCATCCTGCATATCTGA
- a CDS encoding transporter associated domain-containing protein: MDTLPYAPLLGIIALALLWSALFTAVDSARQQATGQGDATLPAQGLVLGASLGKLLVLGLACLIGQRYDGEHGFWLAGLGAAFTLLVLADYLPRRLARRDPQAFLSLGDNLLKWPLALLQPLGCLLDGCAKQILRPFRAQPTAVALHPQADDDFDEDGPTDSTRHGLLEGLQALDKITVNDILVPRNEVDGINLDDPIERIIEQLIVSRHTRLPVYHNDINQVEAVLNTKLISHLLPRAELTPEKLQAACYEPYFVPESTPLQMQLLNFHKQQRRMGVVVDEYGEVLGIVTLEDILEEIVGEFEDEQSLDNPHVHPQPDGRFVIEGTASLREINRTLGWHLPCDGGPKTLNGLVTEALESIPASAVCLKIGRYRLEILETEDNCASKVLVWTLTR, translated from the coding sequence ATGGACACCCTGCCGTACGCCCCGCTGCTCGGCATCATCGCACTGGCGCTGCTGTGGTCGGCGTTGTTCACCGCGGTCGACAGCGCCCGCCAGCAAGCCACTGGCCAGGGCGACGCCACTCTCCCCGCGCAGGGCCTGGTGCTCGGCGCCAGCCTCGGCAAGTTGCTGGTGCTGGGCCTGGCCTGCCTGATCGGCCAGCGCTACGACGGTGAGCACGGTTTCTGGCTGGCGGGCCTCGGGGCCGCCTTCACCCTGCTGGTGCTCGCCGACTACCTGCCACGCCGCCTGGCCCGCCGCGACCCGCAAGCCTTCCTGAGTCTGGGCGATAACCTGCTTAAATGGCCGCTGGCGCTGCTGCAGCCGCTGGGCTGCCTGCTCGACGGCTGCGCCAAGCAGATCCTGCGCCCGTTCCGCGCGCAACCCACGGCGGTGGCCCTGCATCCGCAAGCAGACGACGACTTCGACGAGGACGGCCCGACTGACAGCACCCGCCACGGCCTGCTCGAAGGCCTGCAGGCACTGGACAAGATCACCGTCAACGACATCCTCGTGCCACGAAACGAAGTCGACGGCATCAACCTCGACGACCCCATCGAACGCATCATCGAGCAACTGATCGTCAGCCGTCACACCCGCCTGCCGGTCTACCACAACGACATCAACCAGGTCGAAGCGGTACTCAACACCAAGCTGATCAGCCACCTGCTGCCGCGAGCCGAGCTGACCCCTGAGAAACTCCAGGCGGCCTGTTACGAACCCTACTTCGTCCCCGAAAGCACCCCGCTGCAGATGCAGTTGCTGAACTTCCACAAGCAGCAGCGGCGCATGGGCGTGGTGGTGGACGAGTACGGCGAGGTGCTGGGCATCGTCACCCTGGAGGATATCCTCGAGGAGATCGTCGGCGAGTTCGAGGACGAGCAGAGCCTGGACAACCCTCACGTCCACCCCCAACCCGATGGCCGCTTCGTCATCGAGGGGACGGCCTCGCTGCGCGAGATCAACCGCACCCTTGGCTGGCACCTGCCCTGCGACGGCGGGCCGAAAACCCTCAACGGGCTGGTCACCGAGGCATTGGAAAGCATCCCGGCAAGCGCGGTATGTCTCAAAATTGGCAGATATCGGCTGGAAATCCTCGAAACCGAGGATAATTGCGCGAGCAAGGTACTGGTCTGGACACTGACTCGCTAG
- a CDS encoding MFS transporter, protein MTTSSTYAEPASATPVNSPARVATASFIGTAIEFYDFYVYATAAALVIGPVFFPSGSGTAQMLAAFLTFGIAFLARPLGSALFGHFGDRIGRKSTLVASLLLMGVSTTLIGVLPGYDSIGVWAPIILCLLRFGQGLGLGGEWGGAALLATENAPQGKRAWFGMFPQLGPSIGFLAANGLFLTLALVLSDEQFREWGWRIPFLLSAALVLVGLYVRLKLEESPVFAKAVARHERVKMPVVDLFARYWLPTLLGAAAMVVCYALFYISTVFSLSYGVTTLGYSRETFLGLLCFAVVFMALATPLSAWLSDRYGRKPVLVVGGLLAIASGFTMEPLLTSGSTTGVALFLAIELFLMGVTFAPMGALLPELFPTHVRYTGASAAYNLGGIVGASAAPFFAQKLVSIGGLSWVGGYVSVAAVISLIAVLCLKETRNTEL, encoded by the coding sequence ATGACTACCAGCAGCACCTACGCCGAACCTGCCTCGGCAACACCGGTCAATTCGCCGGCCCGGGTGGCCACCGCCAGTTTCATCGGCACCGCCATCGAATTCTACGATTTCTACGTCTACGCCACCGCTGCCGCGCTGGTGATCGGGCCGGTATTCTTCCCGTCAGGCTCCGGCACCGCGCAGATGCTCGCTGCCTTTCTCACCTTTGGTATCGCCTTCCTCGCCCGCCCGCTCGGCTCGGCGCTGTTCGGCCACTTTGGCGACCGCATCGGGCGCAAGTCGACGCTGGTCGCCTCGCTGCTGCTGATGGGCGTGTCCACCACGCTGATCGGCGTGCTGCCCGGCTATGACAGCATCGGCGTCTGGGCGCCGATCATCCTTTGCCTGCTGCGCTTCGGCCAAGGCCTGGGGCTGGGCGGCGAATGGGGCGGCGCGGCGCTGCTGGCCACCGAGAACGCGCCACAGGGCAAGCGCGCCTGGTTCGGCATGTTCCCGCAGCTGGGCCCGTCGATCGGCTTTCTCGCCGCCAACGGCCTGTTCCTCACCCTGGCCCTGGTGCTCAGCGACGAGCAGTTCCGCGAATGGGGCTGGCGCATTCCGTTCCTGCTCAGCGCGGCGCTGGTGCTGGTCGGCCTGTACGTGCGCCTGAAGCTGGAGGAAAGCCCAGTGTTCGCCAAAGCGGTCGCCCGTCACGAACGGGTGAAGATGCCGGTGGTCGACCTGTTCGCCCGCTACTGGCTGCCGACCCTGCTGGGCGCGGCGGCCATGGTGGTGTGCTATGCGCTGTTCTACATCTCCACGGTATTCTCGCTCAGCTATGGCGTGACCACCCTCGGCTACAGTCGCGAGACCTTCCTCGGCCTGCTGTGCTTCGCGGTGGTGTTCATGGCCCTGGCCACGCCGCTGTCGGCCTGGCTCAGCGACCGTTACGGGCGCAAGCCGGTGCTGGTGGTCGGCGGCCTGCTGGCGATCGCCTCGGGTTTCACCATGGAACCGCTGCTGACCTCGGGCTCTACCACGGGCGTGGCGCTGTTCCTGGCCATCGAGCTGTTCCTGATGGGGGTGACCTTCGCGCCGATGGGCGCGCTGCTGCCCGAGCTGTTCCCGACCCATGTGCGCTACACCGGCGCCTCGGCGGCCTACAACCTGGGCGGTATCGTCGGCGCCTCGGCGGCACCGTTCTTTGCCCAGAAGCTGGTGAGCATAGGGGGATTGAGCTGGGTGGGAGGGTATGTGTCAGTGGCGGCGGTGATCAGCCTGATTGCCGTGTTGTGCCTGAAAGAGACGCGCAATACCGAGCTTTGA
- the purT gene encoding formate-dependent phosphoribosylglycinamide formyltransferase — MTRIGTPLSPTATRVLLCGCGELGKEVVIELQRLGVEVIAVDRYANAPAMQVAHRSHVINMLDGVALRAVIEAEKPHYIVPEIEAIATATLVELENEGFNVVPTARATQLTMNREGIRRLAAEELDLPTSPYHFADTYEDYAKAVADLGYPCVVKPVMSSSGKGQSLLRGDEDLRKAWDYAQEGGRAGKGRVIIEGFIDFEYEITLLTVRHVGGTTFLAPVGHRQEKGDYQESWQPQAMSPKALAESQRVAQAVTDALGGRGLFGVELFVKGDQVWFSEVSPRPHDTGLVTLISQDLSQFALHARAILGLPIPVVRQFGPSASAVILPEGQSQQTSFANLGAALSEPDTAIRLFGKPEINGTRRMGVCLARDESVEAARAKATRASQAVKVEF; from the coding sequence ATGACCCGTATCGGAACCCCATTGTCGCCCACCGCGACCCGTGTACTGCTGTGCGGCTGCGGCGAACTGGGCAAGGAAGTGGTGATCGAGCTGCAGCGCCTGGGTGTCGAGGTGATTGCCGTGGACCGTTACGCCAACGCGCCGGCCATGCAGGTCGCGCACCGCAGCCATGTGATCAACATGCTCGACGGCGTCGCCCTGCGCGCGGTGATCGAGGCTGAGAAACCGCACTACATCGTGCCCGAGATCGAGGCCATCGCCACCGCCACCTTGGTCGAGCTGGAAAACGAAGGCTTCAACGTGGTGCCCACCGCCCGCGCCACCCAGCTGACCATGAACCGCGAAGGCATCCGCCGCCTGGCGGCCGAAGAGCTCGACCTGCCGACTTCGCCGTATCACTTCGCCGACACCTACGAGGACTACGCCAAGGCCGTGGCCGACCTGGGCTACCCGTGCGTGGTCAAGCCGGTGATGAGCTCCTCGGGCAAGGGCCAGAGCCTGCTGCGCGGGGACGAAGACCTGCGAAAAGCCTGGGACTACGCCCAGGAAGGTGGCCGCGCCGGCAAGGGCCGGGTGATCATCGAGGGCTTCATCGACTTTGAGTACGAGATCACCCTGCTGACCGTGCGCCATGTGGGCGGCACCACTTTCCTCGCGCCGGTCGGTCACCGTCAGGAGAAGGGCGACTATCAGGAGTCCTGGCAACCCCAGGCCATGAGCCCGAAGGCCTTGGCCGAGTCGCAGCGGGTGGCCCAGGCGGTCACCGATGCGTTGGGCGGGCGTGGTCTGTTCGGCGTGGAGCTGTTCGTCAAGGGCGACCAGGTGTGGTTCAGCGAGGTCTCGCCGCGTCCGCACGACACCGGCCTTGTGACCCTGATCTCCCAGGATCTGTCGCAGTTCGCCCTGCATGCCCGGGCCATTCTCGGCCTGCCGATCCCGGTGGTGCGCCAGTTCGGTCCATCGGCCTCGGCGGTGATCCTGCCGGAAGGCCAGTCGCAGCAGACCAGCTTCGCCAACCTCGGCGCCGCCCTGAGCGAGCCGGATACCGCCATTCGCCTGTTCGGCAAGCCTGAGATCAACGGCACCCGCCGCATGGGCGTGTGCCTGGCTCGCGACGAGTCGGTCGAGGCCGCCCGGGCCAAGGCGACCCGTGCTTCGCAAGCCGTGAAAGTCGAGTTCTGA
- a CDS encoding VUT family protein, protein MFYLIAYISSVVLINYAFSSAPHLDVIWSAWGGLVFILRDMVQTRYGHGALLAMLAALVLSYATSEPAIALASATAFFVSELIDWLVFSVTRRPLRDRLWLSSALSIPVDTFIFFGMIGALTPAVIGTALASKFAGVTAVWLIMAWRARRAVATS, encoded by the coding sequence ATGTTCTATCTCATCGCCTACATCAGCAGCGTGGTGCTGATCAACTACGCCTTTTCCAGCGCGCCGCACCTGGACGTGATCTGGTCCGCCTGGGGCGGATTGGTGTTCATCCTGCGCGACATGGTGCAGACCCGCTACGGCCACGGCGCGTTGCTGGCCATGCTGGCGGCGCTGGTGCTGTCCTACGCGACGTCGGAGCCGGCCATCGCCCTGGCCAGCGCCACCGCGTTCTTCGTCTCCGAGCTGATCGACTGGCTGGTGTTCAGCGTCACCCGACGGCCTTTGCGTGACCGCCTGTGGCTGAGTTCGGCGCTGAGCATCCCGGTCGACACCTTCATCTTCTTCGGCATGATCGGCGCGCTGACCCCGGCGGTGATCGGCACGGCGCTGGCCTCGAAGTTCGCCGGGGTAACGGCGGTCTGGTTGATCATGGCCTGGCGGGCACGGCGCGCGGTGGCCACATCCTGA